From a region of the Candidatus Brocadiaceae bacterium genome:
- a CDS encoding DEAD/DEAH box helicase, producing the protein MDADTFIQRLPKQRFYSNQIVSVHEVPARPAVFAALGDGMHHAVEHALRKQGIEQLYSHQAQAIEHVRSGGNVVIVTGTASGKTLCYNVPVVEALIDDSLATMLYVYPTKALAQDQLRAIGRFEMPERDVRFLAGTYDGDTPQNLRRRLRDGGNVILTNPDMLHQGILPQHARWNRFFTHLKYVVIDEVHAYRGVFGSHVADVLRRLQRICRHYGSAPQYICCSATIANPREHAERITGQSMELVTEDGSPRGRKVFVLWNPPPLETAARGRPDDWRIGGDRRSPTWEAVHLMAALVRTGIQTIAFTRTRLAAELIFKNVRDLLRPVSRRLAESVHAYRGGYLPEERREIERRLVNKEILGVSSTNALELGIDIGSLDACILVGYPGTVASLWQQAGRAGRGQEDSLVFLVAQNSPMDQYLMAESGYIFAQNPEQAVVDPDNPHVAVGHVRCAAHELPLRDDEAEAFGPYGPVMLDLLAEDESVRHIDGRWYWARSEYPAAEVNLRNIAGPVYTIQDEAAGERVIGTMDEISALAQLHDHAVYIHGAETYFVNKLDLDQKIAFVARRDLDYYTQSIQNSQIRIDETEQQDDWRGGLVGFGDVTVTTTIPMFKKIRFHSRDSLGFEKLELPPQELETVAMWFSPPKALAAGMQEQGLVVSEALIGLANVLVEVAPFFVMCDTQDMGTVVDSRCLGRDALFLHDRYPGGMGYARRCLARIEQLMQMAYGVVRECGCEDGCPSCVGSAVPAFAMTDLDSAVRGRIPSKAGALHLLNALLTASPEA; encoded by the coding sequence GTGGACGCCGACACCTTCATACAGCGCCTGCCCAAGCAGCGGTTCTACTCGAACCAGATCGTGTCCGTCCACGAGGTGCCCGCCCGGCCGGCCGTGTTCGCCGCCCTGGGCGACGGCATGCATCACGCCGTGGAGCATGCCCTGCGCAAGCAGGGCATCGAGCAGCTCTACAGCCACCAGGCCCAGGCCATCGAGCACGTGCGGTCCGGGGGCAACGTAGTCATCGTCACGGGCACGGCCAGCGGGAAGACCCTCTGCTACAACGTGCCCGTGGTCGAAGCCCTCATCGACGACAGCCTGGCGACGATGCTGTACGTCTATCCGACCAAGGCGCTGGCCCAGGACCAGTTGCGCGCCATCGGCCGGTTCGAGATGCCGGAGCGCGACGTGCGCTTCCTGGCCGGCACCTACGACGGCGACACGCCCCAGAACCTGCGCCGCCGCCTGCGCGACGGCGGCAACGTGATCCTGACCAACCCCGACATGCTGCACCAGGGCATCCTGCCGCAGCACGCGCGCTGGAACCGGTTCTTCACGCACCTGAAGTACGTCGTCATCGACGAAGTGCACGCTTACCGCGGCGTCTTCGGCTCGCACGTGGCCGATGTCCTGCGCAGGCTTCAGCGCATCTGCCGCCATTACGGTTCCGCCCCGCAGTACATCTGCTGCTCGGCCACGATCGCCAACCCGCGAGAGCACGCCGAGCGGATCACGGGGCAGTCGATGGAGCTGGTGACGGAGGACGGCTCGCCGCGCGGCCGGAAGGTGTTCGTGCTGTGGAACCCGCCGCCGCTGGAGACGGCCGCCCGCGGCCGCCCCGACGACTGGCGCATCGGCGGCGACCGGCGCAGCCCCACCTGGGAGGCCGTGCACCTGATGGCCGCGCTCGTGCGCACGGGGATCCAGACCATCGCCTTCACGCGCACGCGCCTGGCGGCCGAACTCATCTTCAAGAACGTGCGCGACCTGCTGCGGCCTGTGAGCCGCCGACTCGCCGAATCGGTCCATGCCTATCGTGGCGGCTACCTGCCCGAGGAACGGCGCGAGATCGAGCGCCGTCTGGTCAACAAGGAAATCCTCGGCGTCTCCAGCACGAATGCGCTCGAACTGGGCATCGACATCGGCAGCCTGGACGCGTGCATCCTCGTCGGCTACCCGGGCACCGTCGCCAGCCTGTGGCAGCAGGCGGGCCGTGCGGGGCGCGGGCAGGAGGATTCGCTGGTGTTCCTGGTCGCGCAGAATTCGCCCATGGACCAGTACCTGATGGCCGAGAGCGGCTACATCTTCGCGCAGAACCCGGAGCAGGCCGTTGTGGACCCCGACAACCCCCACGTGGCCGTCGGGCACGTGCGCTGCGCCGCGCACGAGCTGCCCCTGCGCGACGACGAGGCCGAGGCGTTCGGCCCGTACGGCCCCGTGATGCTCGACCTGCTCGCCGAGGACGAGTCGGTGCGGCATATCGACGGGCGCTGGTACTGGGCGCGCTCGGAGTACCCGGCCGCCGAGGTGAACCTGCGCAACATCGCCGGGCCCGTCTATACCATCCAGGACGAGGCCGCCGGCGAGCGCGTGATCGGCACGATGGACGAGATCAGCGCGCTTGCGCAGTTGCACGACCACGCCGTCTACATCCACGGCGCCGAGACCTACTTCGTGAACAAGCTGGACCTGGACCAGAAGATCGCCTTCGTCGCCCGCCGCGACCTGGACTACTACACGCAGTCGATCCAGAACTCGCAGATCCGCATCGACGAGACCGAACAGCAGGACGACTGGCGCGGCGGGCTGGTCGGGTTCGGCGACGTGACCGTCACGACGACCATCCCCATGTTCAAGAAGATCCGCTTCCACTCGCGGGACAGCCTGGGGTTCGAGAAGCTCGAACTGCCCCCGCAGGAACTCGAGACCGTGGCCATGTGGTTCAGCCCGCCGAAGGCCCTCGCCGCCGGCATGCAGGAGCAGGGCCTCGTTGTGAGCGAGGCGCTGATCGGCCTGGCCAACGTGCTGGTCGAGGTGGCCCCGTTCTTCGTCATGTGCGACACGCAGGACATGGGCACCGTCGTGGACTCGCGCTGCCTGGGCCGCGACGCGCTCTTCCTGCACGACCGCTATCCGGGGGGCATGGGCTACGCGCGCCGCTGCCTGGCTCGCATCGAGCAGCTCATGCAGATGGCCTACGGCGTCGTGCGCGAGTGCGGCTGCGAGGACGGCTGCCCGTCGTGCGTCGGCTCCGCCGTGCCCGCCTTCGCCATGACGGACCTGGACAGCGCCGTGCGCGGCCGCATCCCCAGCAAGGCGGGGGCGCTCCACCTCCTGAACGCCCTCCTGACCGCATCGCCGGAGGCCTGA